A region of the Variovorax sp. 54 genome:
CTTCACCCTGATCGGGCTTTTCGGCGGCTGCGTCGGGGATGACGATGCCGGAGGCGGTCTTGGTTTCGCTGTCAACACGCTTGACGATCACGCGATCGGCCAAAGGACGAAGTTTCATTGCATCTCCTGGAAGGGTAAGAAACGGGTTTGTTTGTGGTCGGACGCCGGAGAAACCGGCGACCTGTCGACTGGATGGGAGGGCTGTTAGCACTCGTCAGCAGCGAGTGCTAATCATAAGGGCATTCGATGACCTTTCAAGAGCGTGGCCCTTGCCCTCGTCTCGCACGGCTGTGCTTTTACGGGGAAACCCTGGGCTGCCGGGTGCCACCGGTCGGAACGTTTGGGGTTCTTTTGTCCGGGTGAAATAAGACCACTCAGACCCATGCAGAGGCCGCGCGCGGATTGCTTCCTTGTAATCCACGTGATCGGCGATTGACGGGGCGGGCTTCCTAGAGTCGCGGCACGCCAGCTCGCAGCACCGGACGGATGTGCGCGCAGGCCGCCCGATCCACCCTTTCAATCTCCAAGGACACCATGGCTCTTACCTTCCGCAACACCGTTTTCGCTGCCTTGGCCGCATTGGCCGCCGTCGGCGCTTCCGCCTCGGGCACCCATGCCGGCGACCACGGCCATGACGATGCCGAGGCCGCCATCGGCAAGCCCGGCGTGGCCGCCAAGGTGACGCGCACGGTCCAGGTCGACATGACGGACGCGATGCGCTTCACGCCGGCGGACATCAAGGTCAGGCAGGGGGAGACGGTGCGCTTCGTCGTCAAGAACTCCGGGGTCCTGAAGCACGAGCTCGTGCTCGGGACCGAGAAGGCGCTCAAGGCGCACTACGACGCCATGAAGAAGAACCCCGAGATGGAGCACGCCGATCCGAACATGGTCACGCTGGCCGCGGGCAAGACCGGCGAGATCGTCTGGCAGTTCACGCAGGCCGGCAAGGTCGACTTCGGCTGCCTGCAGCCGGGCCACTACGACGCCGGAATGAAGGGCGCGGTGCTGGTGGGCAAGGCCGGCAAGTAAGAACCAAGAGGCGGCCGCGTGTTGAACACGCAGCCGCCCGGCACGCTCAGAACTTCGCGCGCAGCGTCAGCTGCACCTCGCGCCCCGGTCCCGGCAGGATCAGGTTGTCCACGCTGCCGTGGGCCGAGACGTAGTACTTGCGGTTCGCGATGTTCTTCAGGTTCAGCGCGATCTCGTAGCGCTCGGTCTTGTAGTTGGCCGCGAGGTCGGCGGTCAGGTACGAGGGCAGCGTGACGAGGTTGCTGAGCGAGGCATAGCGCGCGCTGACGTAGTTCAGGCCGCCGCCGGCGCTGAAGCCGTGGCCGAGGTCCTTCATGGCCCACACGAAGGCCGAGTGGCGCGGCGTGAGCGCGGCGGTCTTGCCCTGCACCGGGATCGCGGCGCCCACGGGCAGCTGCAGCGAGCTCACGGTGGCGAGCGACTTCGTCATCTTCGCGTCGAGGTACGCATAGCCCGCGCTCACGTCCCAGCGGCCCGGCAGACGGCCGTTGAGCGCAAGCTCCAGGCCGTTGGTGCGCTGCGTGCCGACGTTGATCTGGCGGCGTGGGTTGTTCGGGTCGGTGTTCTTGATGCCCGAGCGCTCCAGGTTGAACAGCGCGGTCGTGAGGTTCAGGCCGCCGTCGAGCAGGTCGAACTTGGCGCCGATTTCCTTGTTGACGGTGATCTCGGGCGCGTTGTCGATGTTGCCGGCGGACAGCGCGAAGTTCTCGCCCGAGGGCTGGAACGAGCGGCTGTACGACACGTAGTACGACTGCACCGCATCCGGCTGCCACACCACGCCGGCGCGCGGGCTGAACTTGCGGTCGGTGCGCGCCAGCGGCGCGAGCTTGCGCTCGAAGCTGGTGTCCTGCTTGAACACGTCGTAGCGTCCGCCGAGCAGCGCCTTCCACTGCGGCGCCAGCGTGATCTGGTCCTGGAAATACACGGCCGCGGTCTTGAACTCGCTGTTGCTCGGGATCGCGCCGTCGGCCAGGTACGTGGCGAGCGGAATCGGCTGCGGGTCGACCACCGGGTTGAACAGGCTCACGCGCTCGAAGCCCGTGGCCGACGACACGCTGAACAGGCGCTTGCGCTGCACGCCGAACTCGGCGCCGACCAGCCACTCCTGCTTGAAGCCGCCGATGTCGTTGCGCCAGGTCAGGTCGGTCTGGTTGAACCAGCCGCTCTCGTCGCGGTCGACGATGCCGCGCGTGCGGCCCACCGTGAGGCGCACCGGGTCGGTGGTGCCGCTGGGCAGCGTGTTGTTGCGGTCCAGGTGGTAGCTCGAGTAGCGCGTGGTGTTGCGCAGGCTCAACGCGTCGCTGAAGCGGTGG
Encoded here:
- a CDS encoding TonB-dependent receptor, which translates into the protein MKPSSRTATSSRPLWPLSLLAAATLASLSGAALAQTAATASTLKEVTVSAEDDKGYAPAATSTATKGSAPLRDVPQAVNVLPEQLLRDQGAVSMQDALRNVPGVSFNHGDGQRDQVVIRGFSGISDWFVDGVRDDALYFRDLSDTERIEVLKGPAAVLYGRGSSGGLINRVTKKPVFERRFGEVSLGLGSHHYTRSTIDLNTPIGENMAFRLNVAGEKSDSYRDQQFTDRYNIAPSLAIKFSPQTDLLLQYTNLRDQRLTDFGIPALNGRPVDVPIGAYYGSAHGKRDDTVTSKVQTFTATLNHRFSDALSLRNTTRYSSYHLDRNNTLPSGTTDPVRLTVGRTRGIVDRDESGWFNQTDLTWRNDIGGFKQEWLVGAEFGVQRKRLFSVSSATGFERVSLFNPVVDPQPIPLATYLADGAIPSNSEFKTAAVYFQDQITLAPQWKALLGGRYDVFKQDTSFERKLAPLARTDRKFSPRAGVVWQPDAVQSYYVSYSRSFQPSGENFALSAGNIDNAPEITVNKEIGAKFDLLDGGLNLTTALFNLERSGIKNTDPNNPRRQINVGTQRTNGLELALNGRLPGRWDVSAGYAYLDAKMTKSLATVSSLQLPVGAAIPVQGKTAALTPRHSAFVWAMKDLGHGFSAGGGLNYVSARYASLSNLVTLPSYLTADLAANYKTERYEIALNLKNIANRKYYVSAHGSVDNLILPGPGREVQLTLRAKF
- a CDS encoding cupredoxin domain-containing protein, whose translation is MALTFRNTVFAALAALAAVGASASGTHAGDHGHDDAEAAIGKPGVAAKVTRTVQVDMTDAMRFTPADIKVRQGETVRFVVKNSGVLKHELVLGTEKALKAHYDAMKKNPEMEHADPNMVTLAAGKTGEIVWQFTQAGKVDFGCLQPGHYDAGMKGAVLVGKAGK